The following proteins come from a genomic window of Anas acuta chromosome 22, bAnaAcu1.1, whole genome shotgun sequence:
- the LOC137843543 gene encoding arylacetamide deacetylase-like 4 isoform X3 — MRSGRKLGPDPQLSLVDARFGRVPVRLYRPRAPSAGLRPGAIFFHGGGWLYCSIDSHENICRYIAKKSESVVVSVGYRLAPEHKYPAAYEDCLNATIHFMRNTEHYGVDPARISVCGDSAGGNLAAAVSQTLAGRSDLPKLRAQILIYPGLQALDFNLPSYQQNRGVPLLFRERAAFFALQYLNGDASHMEELLEGSHIPPDIRLKYRKWVSADNIPEKFKARGYKPHIPREFKAEIFEEFKRKFEPSLCPLLAEDAVIQQLPESFILTCEYDVLRDDGLLYKKRLEDNGVRVTWYHLEDGFHGIMSLYGYQILKFPSAKRGLDSVVKFIKGL, encoded by the exons ATGCGCTCCGGGAGGAAGCTGGGGCCGGACCCGCAGCTCTCGCTGGTGGACGCGCGGTTTGGCCGGGTGCCGGTGAGGCTCTACCGGCCCCGGGCGCCATCTGCCGGCCTGAGGCCGGGCGCCATCTTCTTCCACGGCGGCGGCTGGCTGTACTGCAGCATCG ACTCCCATGAGAACATCTGCCGATACATCGCCAAAAAAAGCGAGTCGGTGGTGGTGTCTGTGGG gTACCGCTTAGCTCCTGAACACAAATACCCTGCTGCGTATGAAGACTGTCTTAATGCTACCATACACTTCATGAGGAACACAGAGCACTACGGGGTGGACCCTGCCCGTATAAGTGTCTGTGGGGACAGTGCAGGGGGCAATCTAGCAGCTGCCGTTAGCCAGACCCTGGCAGGAAGATCAGACCTCCCCAAGCTACGCGCTCAGATCTTGATCTACCCAGGCCTTCAGGCGCTGGACTTCAATTTACCTTCCTATCAGCAAAATCGAGGAGTCCCTCTCTTATTCCGAGAACgtgctgctttttttgctttgcagtaCCTAAATGGGGATGCATCACATATGGAAGAGCTCTTGGAGGGCTCTCATATTCCTCCAGATATAAGGCTGAAGTACAGGAAGTGGGTGAGTGCAGACAACATCCCTGAAAAATTTAAGGCCAGAGGCTACAAACCACACATACCTCGTGAATTCAAGGCTGAAATTTTTGAGGAATTCAAGAGGAAATTTGAACCCAGCCTGTGTCCCTTGCTAGCTGAAGATGCTGTTATTCAGCAGCTGCCAGAGTCTTTCATCTTGACTTGTGAGTATGATGTGCTGAGGGACGACGGCTTGCTGTACAAGAAGAGACTGGAGGACAATGGAGTTCGAGTGACCTGGTACCACCTTGAGGATGGATTCCATGGAATCATGAGCCTATATGGTTATCaaattttgaaatttccttCTGCAAAAAGAGGACTGGACAGCGTTGTTAAATTTATAAAGGGCCTGTAG
- the LOC137843543 gene encoding arylacetamide deacetylase-like 4 isoform X1, translated as MAFFYILSVILLVIFTASFITAIRTTIQSDYPNASIPPGVNHPGKLRIVLAFMISTSAVGLILEKLGVCTKIAFTRYMRSGRKLGPDPQLSLVDARFGRVPVRLYRPRAPSAGLRPGAIFFHGGGWLYCSIDSHENICRYIAKKSESVVVSVGYRLAPEHKYPAAYEDCLNATIHFMRNTEHYGVDPARISVCGDSAGGNLAAAVSQTLAGRSDLPKLRAQILIYPGLQALDFNLPSYQQNRGVPLLFRERAAFFALQYLNGDASHMEELLEGSHIPPDIRLKYRKWVSADNIPEKFKARGYKPHIPREFKAEIFEEFKRKFEPSLCPLLAEDAVIQQLPESFILTCEYDVLRDDGLLYKKRLEDNGVRVTWYHLEDGFHGIMSLYGYQILKFPSAKRGLDSVVKFIKGL; from the exons atggcatttttttatatactgtCAGTGATACTGCTGGTGATTTTTACTGCTTCATTCATAACAGCAATTAGGACAACAATTCAATCTGACTACCCCAATGCCAGTATCCCTCCTGGAGTGAATCATCCTGGAAAGCTTCGAATTGTCCTTGCTTTTATGATTAGTACATCTGCTGTG GGGCTGATTTTGGAGAAGCTGGGGGTGTGCACGAAGATCGCCTTCACCCGCTACATGCGCTCCGGGAGGAAGCTGGGGCCGGACCCGCAGCTCTCGCTGGTGGACGCGCGGTTTGGCCGGGTGCCGGTGAGGCTCTACCGGCCCCGGGCGCCATCTGCCGGCCTGAGGCCGGGCGCCATCTTCTTCCACGGCGGCGGCTGGCTGTACTGCAGCATCG ACTCCCATGAGAACATCTGCCGATACATCGCCAAAAAAAGCGAGTCGGTGGTGGTGTCTGTGGG gTACCGCTTAGCTCCTGAACACAAATACCCTGCTGCGTATGAAGACTGTCTTAATGCTACCATACACTTCATGAGGAACACAGAGCACTACGGGGTGGACCCTGCCCGTATAAGTGTCTGTGGGGACAGTGCAGGGGGCAATCTAGCAGCTGCCGTTAGCCAGACCCTGGCAGGAAGATCAGACCTCCCCAAGCTACGCGCTCAGATCTTGATCTACCCAGGCCTTCAGGCGCTGGACTTCAATTTACCTTCCTATCAGCAAAATCGAGGAGTCCCTCTCTTATTCCGAGAACgtgctgctttttttgctttgcagtaCCTAAATGGGGATGCATCACATATGGAAGAGCTCTTGGAGGGCTCTCATATTCCTCCAGATATAAGGCTGAAGTACAGGAAGTGGGTGAGTGCAGACAACATCCCTGAAAAATTTAAGGCCAGAGGCTACAAACCACACATACCTCGTGAATTCAAGGCTGAAATTTTTGAGGAATTCAAGAGGAAATTTGAACCCAGCCTGTGTCCCTTGCTAGCTGAAGATGCTGTTATTCAGCAGCTGCCAGAGTCTTTCATCTTGACTTGTGAGTATGATGTGCTGAGGGACGACGGCTTGCTGTACAAGAAGAGACTGGAGGACAATGGAGTTCGAGTGACCTGGTACCACCTTGAGGATGGATTCCATGGAATCATGAGCCTATATGGTTATCaaattttgaaatttccttCTGCAAAAAGAGGACTGGACAGCGTTGTTAAATTTATAAAGGGCCTGTAG
- the LOC137843542 gene encoding arylacetamide deacetylase-like 4 isoform X2 — translation MNQKAVIKYILILTHHRNCYLSLCFPTFSESKDRTANENQTHFQWQGKILEKIGICSAINFVRYMQGVRTPGADQKLFIKDLCFGNVPVRIYQPKAPSSSQRRGVMFFHGGGWTLGSVDTHENLCRLLARESDSVVVSVGYRLAPEHKYPAAYEDCLNAAIHFMRNTEHYGVDPARISVCGDSAGGNLAAAVSQTLAGRSDLPKLRAQILIYPHLQALDFNLPSYQQNQRVPLLFRERAAFFALQYLNGDASHIEEVLEGSHIPVDIKLNYMKWVSADNIPEKFKARGYKPHVLLDCPTAVYETMKRFREPSLCPLLAEDAVIQQLPESFILTCEYDVLRDDGLLYKKRLEDNGVRVTWYHLEDGFHGIISFSNSDWMSFSSGERGLNNIVNFLKSL, via the exons ATGAATCAAAAGGCAGTTATCAAATACATTCTTATCTTAACTCATCACCGGAACTGTTATCTTTCACTATGTTTTCCCACCTTCTCAGAGAGCAAAGACAGAACAGCAAATGAAAACCAAACTCATTTTCAATGGCAG GGAAAGATTTTGGAAAAGATTGGGATCTGCAGTGCGATTAACTTTGTCCGGTACATGCAAGGTGTAAGGACTCCGGGAGCAGACCAGAAGCTCTTCATCAAGGACCTGTGTTTTGGGAATGTGCCTGTAAGGATTTATCAGCCTAAGGCTCCATCTTCCAGCCAAAGGAGGGGAGTTATGTTTTTCCATGGAGGAGGATGGACACTTGGAAGTGTTG ACACCCACGAAAACCTATGCCGCTTGCTTGCCCGAGAAAGTGACTCAGTGGTTGTATCTGTTGG GTACCGCTTAGCTCCTGAACACAAATACCCTGCTGCATATGAAGACTGTCTTAATGCTGCCATACACTTCATGAGGAACACTGAGCACTACGGGGTGGACCCTGCCCGTATAAGTGTCTGTGGGGACAGTGCAGGGGGCAATCTAGCAGCTGCCGTTAGCCAGACCCTGGCAGGAAGATCAGACCTCCCCAAGCTACGCGCTCAGATCTTGATCTACCCACACCTTCAGGCACTGGACTTCAATTTACCTTCCTATCAGCAAAATCAGAGAGTCCCTCTCTTATTCCGAGAACgtgctgctttttttgctttgcagtaCCTAAATGGGGATGCATCACATATTGAAGAGGTCTTAGAGGGCTCTCATATTCCTGTagatattaaattaaattatatgaaGTGGGTGAGTGCAGACAACATCCCTGAAAAATTTAAGGCCAGAGGCTACAAACCACATGTGCTACTTGACTGTCCAACTGCAGTTTATGAGACAATGAAAAGATTCCGTGAGCCCAGCCTGTGTCCCTTGCTAGCTGAAGATGCTGTTATTCAGCAGCTGCCAGAGTCTTTCATCTTGACTTGTGAGTATGATGTGCTGAGGGACGACGGCTTGCTGTACAAGAAGAGACTGGAGGACAATGGAGTTCGAGTGACCTGGTACCACCTTGAGGATGGATTCCATGGAATCATCAGCTTTTCTAATAGTGACTGGATGTCCTTCTCATCTGGAGAAAGGGGTCTCAACAATATTGTGAACTTCCTAAAAAGCTtatag
- the LOC137843542 gene encoding arylacetamide deacetylase-like 4 isoform X1 yields the protein MAAIYTILVLFLAVFVAGFILLIMGAINFDVSNSEIPPGMNQPVKLRIIHIILICIAVVGKILEKIGICSAINFVRYMQGVRTPGADQKLFIKDLCFGNVPVRIYQPKAPSSSQRRGVMFFHGGGWTLGSVDTHENLCRLLARESDSVVVSVGYRLAPEHKYPAAYEDCLNAAIHFMRNTEHYGVDPARISVCGDSAGGNLAAAVSQTLAGRSDLPKLRAQILIYPHLQALDFNLPSYQQNQRVPLLFRERAAFFALQYLNGDASHIEEVLEGSHIPVDIKLNYMKWVSADNIPEKFKARGYKPHVLLDCPTAVYETMKRFREPSLCPLLAEDAVIQQLPESFILTCEYDVLRDDGLLYKKRLEDNGVRVTWYHLEDGFHGIISFSNSDWMSFSSGERGLNNIVNFLKSL from the exons ATGGCAGCTATTTACACTATACTGGTGTTATTCCTGGCAGTTTTTGTTGCTGGATTTATATTGTTGATCATGGGGGCAATTAATTTTGATGTCTCCAACTCTGAAATTCCTCCTGGAATGAATCAACCTGTGAAGCTCCGAAtcattcatattattttaatatgcatAGCTGTGGTG GGAAAGATTTTGGAAAAGATTGGGATCTGCAGTGCGATTAACTTTGTCCGGTACATGCAAGGTGTAAGGACTCCGGGAGCAGACCAGAAGCTCTTCATCAAGGACCTGTGTTTTGGGAATGTGCCTGTAAGGATTTATCAGCCTAAGGCTCCATCTTCCAGCCAAAGGAGGGGAGTTATGTTTTTCCATGGAGGAGGATGGACACTTGGAAGTGTTG ACACCCACGAAAACCTATGCCGCTTGCTTGCCCGAGAAAGTGACTCAGTGGTTGTATCTGTTGG GTACCGCTTAGCTCCTGAACACAAATACCCTGCTGCATATGAAGACTGTCTTAATGCTGCCATACACTTCATGAGGAACACTGAGCACTACGGGGTGGACCCTGCCCGTATAAGTGTCTGTGGGGACAGTGCAGGGGGCAATCTAGCAGCTGCCGTTAGCCAGACCCTGGCAGGAAGATCAGACCTCCCCAAGCTACGCGCTCAGATCTTGATCTACCCACACCTTCAGGCACTGGACTTCAATTTACCTTCCTATCAGCAAAATCAGAGAGTCCCTCTCTTATTCCGAGAACgtgctgctttttttgctttgcagtaCCTAAATGGGGATGCATCACATATTGAAGAGGTCTTAGAGGGCTCTCATATTCCTGTagatattaaattaaattatatgaaGTGGGTGAGTGCAGACAACATCCCTGAAAAATTTAAGGCCAGAGGCTACAAACCACATGTGCTACTTGACTGTCCAACTGCAGTTTATGAGACAATGAAAAGATTCCGTGAGCCCAGCCTGTGTCCCTTGCTAGCTGAAGATGCTGTTATTCAGCAGCTGCCAGAGTCTTTCATCTTGACTTGTGAGTATGATGTGCTGAGGGACGACGGCTTGCTGTACAAGAAGAGACTGGAGGACAATGGAGTTCGAGTGACCTGGTACCACCTTGAGGATGGATTCCATGGAATCATCAGCTTTTCTAATAGTGACTGGATGTCCTTCTCATCTGGAGAAAGGGGTCTCAACAATATTGTGAACTTCCTAAAAAGCTtatag
- the LOC137843543 gene encoding arylacetamide deacetylase-like 4 isoform X2: MTSGLEGGADFGEAGGVHEDRLHPLHALREEAGAGPAALAGGRAVWPGAGEALPAPGAICRPEAGRHLLPRRRLAVLQHRYRLAPEHKYPAAYEDCLNATIHFMRNTEHYGVDPARISVCGDSAGGNLAAAVSQTLAGRSDLPKLRAQILIYPGLQALDFNLPSYQQNRGVPLLFRERAAFFALQYLNGDASHMEELLEGSHIPPDIRLKYRKWVSADNIPEKFKARGYKPHIPREFKAEIFEEFKRKFEPSLCPLLAEDAVIQQLPESFILTCEYDVLRDDGLLYKKRLEDNGVRVTWYHLEDGFHGIMSLYGYQILKFPSAKRGLDSVVKFIKGL, translated from the exons ATGACATCTGGGCTGGAAGGTG GGGCTGATTTTGGAGAAGCTGGGGGTGTGCACGAAGATCGCCTTCACCCGCTACATGCGCTCCGGGAGGAAGCTGGGGCCGGACCCGCAGCTCTCGCTGGTGGACGCGCGGTTTGGCCGGGTGCCGGTGAGGCTCTACCGGCCCCGGGCGCCATCTGCCGGCCTGAGGCCGGGCGCCATCTTCTTCCACGGCGGCGGCTGGCTGTACTGCAGCATCG gTACCGCTTAGCTCCTGAACACAAATACCCTGCTGCGTATGAAGACTGTCTTAATGCTACCATACACTTCATGAGGAACACAGAGCACTACGGGGTGGACCCTGCCCGTATAAGTGTCTGTGGGGACAGTGCAGGGGGCAATCTAGCAGCTGCCGTTAGCCAGACCCTGGCAGGAAGATCAGACCTCCCCAAGCTACGCGCTCAGATCTTGATCTACCCAGGCCTTCAGGCGCTGGACTTCAATTTACCTTCCTATCAGCAAAATCGAGGAGTCCCTCTCTTATTCCGAGAACgtgctgctttttttgctttgcagtaCCTAAATGGGGATGCATCACATATGGAAGAGCTCTTGGAGGGCTCTCATATTCCTCCAGATATAAGGCTGAAGTACAGGAAGTGGGTGAGTGCAGACAACATCCCTGAAAAATTTAAGGCCAGAGGCTACAAACCACACATACCTCGTGAATTCAAGGCTGAAATTTTTGAGGAATTCAAGAGGAAATTTGAACCCAGCCTGTGTCCCTTGCTAGCTGAAGATGCTGTTATTCAGCAGCTGCCAGAGTCTTTCATCTTGACTTGTGAGTATGATGTGCTGAGGGACGACGGCTTGCTGTACAAGAAGAGACTGGAGGACAATGGAGTTCGAGTGACCTGGTACCACCTTGAGGATGGATTCCATGGAATCATGAGCCTATATGGTTATCaaattttgaaatttccttCTGCAAAAAGAGGACTGGACAGCGTTGTTAAATTTATAAAGGGCCTGTAG